The Deltaproteobacteria bacterium genome includes a region encoding these proteins:
- a CDS encoding DUF167 domain-containing protein gives MKYWVQVKPRSKVSKVEKMADGSLAVWVAAPPVEGKANEAVLEGLAKYFRVPKSAIIIKSGLSGKRKLIEITE, from the coding sequence ATGAAATATTGGGTTCAAGTTAAACCGCGTTCAAAAGTCAGCAAGGTTGAGAAAATGGCGGATGGGTCGTTGGCTGTTTGGGTGGCGGCGCCTCCGGTGGAGGGTAAGGCCAACGAGGCAGTCCTTGAGGGCTTGGCAAAATATTTTAGGGTGCCCAAAAGTGCGATTATCATTAAGAGTGGACTGAGCGGAAAACGAAAATTAATTGAGATTACTGAGTAG
- a CDS encoding MBL fold metallo-hydrolase translates to MKISFLGGTGTVTGSKYLIQFNGKNYLVDCGLFQGLKALRLRNWEPLPIPANTIEAVVLTHAHIDHSGYLPLLVKNDFRGPIYATEGTTSLAKIMLPDSGYLQEEDAQFINKHRLSKHSPALPLYTQADAEKALGYFKPTPWNTEVNLAPQLRFSFQPAGHIVGASMIRFDFNHRSMIFSGDLGRPHSPIIPAPYYPTYVDYLIVESTYGGRTHPKENPLETLKRYLQITLNRQGTVLIPAFAIGRAQELLYLLSKLKAAHEIPDVPIYLNSPMAIDATRLYCDFLKNLTLTPAECDAICNVAKFVTSVEASKRLNTSTDPCVIISASGMATGGRVLHHLKFLAPNPKNLVLFSGFQAAGTRGEAMLHGVKEVRIHGAMVPVRCEVASIDSLSAHADENEILGWLQQFKKPPRMTFLTHGEPTASEALRQKIEWDLKWACNIPDYLETIDFN, encoded by the coding sequence GTGAAAATATCATTTTTAGGTGGAACTGGCACGGTTACGGGTTCCAAATATTTAATTCAATTTAACGGCAAGAACTACTTGGTAGACTGTGGTTTGTTTCAAGGCCTTAAAGCGCTGCGCCTGCGCAACTGGGAGCCTCTGCCCATCCCAGCAAACACCATTGAAGCCGTGGTTCTCACTCATGCTCACATTGATCACAGTGGTTATTTGCCGCTCTTAGTAAAAAATGATTTCCGCGGCCCTATTTATGCGACCGAAGGCACCACGAGCCTCGCTAAAATTATGTTGCCCGATTCTGGCTACCTGCAAGAAGAAGACGCGCAGTTTATCAACAAACACCGCCTTTCCAAACATAGCCCCGCTTTGCCTCTCTACACCCAAGCAGACGCCGAAAAAGCTCTTGGTTATTTTAAACCCACTCCTTGGAATACTGAAGTGAACCTCGCGCCCCAATTGCGTTTTTCTTTTCAACCGGCTGGCCACATTGTTGGGGCAAGCATGATACGGTTTGATTTTAATCATCGCAGTATGATTTTTTCAGGAGATTTAGGCAGACCCCACAGCCCCATTATCCCTGCTCCCTATTACCCTACTTACGTTGATTATCTGATCGTTGAATCAACTTATGGCGGAAGGACTCATCCCAAAGAAAATCCCTTAGAAACCCTGAAACGATACTTACAAATAACTTTAAATCGCCAAGGCACCGTACTCATTCCAGCCTTCGCCATTGGTAGGGCCCAAGAACTGCTTTACCTTTTATCAAAATTAAAAGCCGCTCATGAAATCCCCGATGTACCCATTTATCTCAACAGCCCCATGGCCATTGATGCCACTCGTCTTTATTGCGATTTTTTAAAAAACCTTACCTTAACCCCTGCTGAGTGCGATGCCATTTGTAATGTCGCCAAATTTGTCACTAGCGTCGAAGCTTCTAAACGCCTGAATACTTCAACTGATCCGTGTGTCATCATTTCGGCCAGTGGCATGGCTACCGGGGGGCGCGTATTACATCACCTAAAATTTTTGGCCCCTAATCCAAAAAATTTGGTGCTTTTTTCAGGCTTTCAAGCCGCAGGCACGCGGGGAGAAGCGATGCTTCACGGCGTCAAAGAAGTTAGAATCCATGGCGCAATGGTTCCTGTCCGCTGCGAAGTGGCTTCGATCGATAGCCTCAGCGCCCATGCCGATGAAAACGAAATCTTGGGTTGGTTGCAGCAATTTAAAAAACCACCTCGCATGACCTTTCTTACCCATGGCGAACCTACCGCCAGTGAGGCCTTGCGCCAAAAGATTGAGTGGGATCTGAAATGGGCGTGCAACATCCCTGATTATTTGGAGACCATCGATTTTAATTAA
- a CDS encoding heavy metal translocating P-type ATPase — MALDPICGMTVKESQSALKSSYLSVDYYFCSKHCQDTFKAEPDRYIKKVPIISWIPGPRIGVRGRQARDDAIPGLTRDQYMTSTMQAHSKGGDTAKDPICGMVVDKKAALKTQKDGRAYYFCSLGCQRTFESPEAELKSMRKRVTIALTGVLALALLRAAAFMFLAAGATIVSWAPIPALPWFTWGVWLFILVTPVQFIGGWGFYKGAWNALTNRSINMDLLIALGTTVAYLYSIAVIFTPELLPVKVEERDVYFEVSAVIIAFVLLGKYMEELIKKRSSAAIRKLMDLKPATARVLRNGIETDIPASQVMVDEIMIVKPGEKIPTDGVVIEGSSSVDESMLTGESMPVEKKIGATVIGATLNQKGLLKIKATRVGAETTLAQIIKLVEEAQTTTAPIQRLADQVTGYFVPAVVITAFLSFVLWWASGNFPQGLLAFIAVLIIACPCALGIATPAALMVGVGKGAEAGILIRGGEVLERAKKLTTIVFDKTGTLTMGKPTVTDLVSLATLSENELLALAASLESGSEHPLAEAIVAEAKKRMLVLPKLEKFEAIPGHGIQGRVDGKNILMGNRLLFEKEKILAEKAESTMVQFESMGKTAMLMGVNQTLVGVIAVADALKAEAAPAIALLKAEGLKIVLLSGDNQKTAEAIAKQVGIDRVIAEVLPSDKARHVQGLKDQGEVVAMVGDGVNDAPALATADIGIAIGSGSDVAKETGGIILVKNDVSDVLTSIRLSRATMRKIKQNLFWAFIYNGVGVPVAALGFLNPIIAAAAMALSSLSVIINSALLKRFKISTHPSIIGNDR; from the coding sequence ATGGCGCTGGATCCTATTTGTGGAATGACGGTTAAGGAGAGTCAGTCAGCCCTCAAATCAAGCTATTTGTCGGTTGATTACTATTTTTGTTCCAAGCATTGCCAAGATACCTTTAAGGCCGAGCCCGATCGTTACATAAAAAAGGTCCCGATTATATCATGGATCCCGGGTCCCCGGATCGGAGTCCGGGGCAGGCAAGCCCGGGATGACGCCATCCCGGGCTTGACCCGGGATCAATATATGACGTCAACGATGCAAGCTCACTCCAAGGGTGGTGATACGGCCAAAGATCCAATTTGTGGAATGGTGGTTGATAAAAAGGCCGCCTTAAAAACTCAAAAAGATGGGCGGGCTTATTATTTTTGCAGCCTGGGTTGTCAGCGCACCTTTGAGTCTCCCGAGGCCGAACTCAAATCCATGCGTAAACGGGTGACGATTGCCTTGACCGGAGTTTTGGCCTTGGCGTTGCTGCGTGCAGCGGCCTTTATGTTTTTGGCAGCTGGAGCTACGATTGTGAGTTGGGCGCCCATTCCAGCGCTACCTTGGTTCACCTGGGGGGTGTGGCTTTTTATTTTAGTGACGCCGGTGCAATTTATTGGCGGGTGGGGTTTTTACAAAGGTGCGTGGAATGCCTTAACCAATCGATCGATTAATATGGATTTGCTCATCGCCCTGGGAACCACCGTGGCCTACCTCTACAGCATTGCGGTCATTTTTACCCCTGAGTTACTTCCCGTCAAAGTTGAAGAGCGCGATGTCTACTTTGAAGTTTCAGCGGTCATCATTGCCTTTGTGCTCTTGGGCAAATACATGGAAGAACTCATCAAAAAGCGATCGTCGGCGGCCATTCGTAAGCTCATGGATTTAAAGCCAGCCACGGCGCGAGTGCTTCGCAATGGCATCGAAACTGATATTCCAGCCAGCCAAGTCATGGTGGATGAAATCATGATCGTCAAGCCAGGCGAAAAGATTCCCACCGATGGTGTTGTGATCGAAGGTAGTTCTTCAGTCGATGAATCGATGTTAACCGGTGAGTCGATGCCCGTAGAAAAGAAAATCGGAGCAACCGTTATTGGCGCCACTCTCAACCAAAAAGGATTGCTGAAAATCAAAGCCACCCGAGTGGGGGCCGAAACAACGTTAGCGCAAATTATTAAGTTAGTCGAAGAAGCCCAAACCACCACTGCCCCCATTCAACGATTGGCCGATCAGGTCACCGGTTATTTTGTGCCCGCTGTAGTGATAACCGCTTTTTTATCTTTTGTGCTGTGGTGGGCCAGCGGTAATTTCCCTCAAGGGTTGTTAGCTTTTATCGCTGTGTTGATCATTGCCTGCCCTTGCGCCTTAGGGATTGCAACCCCAGCGGCCTTGATGGTTGGGGTAGGCAAAGGTGCAGAAGCGGGCATTCTTATTCGTGGGGGTGAGGTTTTAGAACGCGCTAAAAAATTGACCACCATCGTGTTTGATAAAACCGGCACTTTGACGATGGGCAAACCAACCGTGACCGACTTAGTTTCATTGGCTACGCTTTCCGAAAACGAACTTTTGGCCCTGGCCGCGAGCCTTGAGTCGGGCTCTGAGCATCCTTTAGCTGAGGCCATAGTTGCCGAAGCAAAAAAACGCATGCTGGTTTTGCCAAAGTTAGAAAAATTCGAAGCCATTCCGGGTCACGGCATTCAAGGCAGGGTCGACGGGAAAAATATTTTAATGGGAAATCGGCTGCTTTTTGAGAAAGAGAAAATTTTAGCCGAGAAAGCCGAATCAACCATGGTGCAATTTGAATCCATGGGTAAAACGGCCATGTTGATGGGTGTCAACCAAACCTTGGTGGGGGTGATTGCCGTGGCGGATGCCTTGAAGGCAGAGGCCGCCCCAGCCATTGCCCTGTTAAAAGCCGAAGGGCTTAAAATCGTTCTTTTAAGCGGCGACAACCAAAAAACAGCAGAGGCTATTGCCAAGCAGGTAGGAATTGATCGCGTGATCGCTGAAGTGCTGCCCAGTGATAAAGCTAGGCATGTTCAAGGGCTAAAAGATCAAGGTGAAGTGGTGGCCATGGTAGGGGACGGGGTTAACGATGCGCCGGCTCTAGCAACGGCTGACATTGGTATTGCCATTGGGTCGGGTTCGGATGTGGCGAAAGAAACAGGTGGAATTATTTTAGTAAAAAATGATGTGAGTGATGTGCTCACGAGTATTCGGCTTTCTCGCGCCACCATGCGCAAAATAAAACAAAATTTATTTTGGGCCTTTATTTACAATGGGGTCGGGGTTCCGGTGGCAGCCCTGGGATTTTTAAATCCCATTATTGCTGCAGCGGCCATGGCACTTAGTTCGCTTTCCGTTATTATCAATTCAGCCTTGCTCAAAAGATTTAAAATTTCAACACACCCGTCCATTATTGGTAATGACCGCTAA
- a CDS encoding alginate export family protein has protein sequence MIRKNLSIVFLVLIFIPLLSTKSLKAEEKKHWTDVVKIEAELRTRSETNLNYNNIPGDSLATASFAYPETTGNASFVLLRTRLGLNILPHEHVGLYVQLQDSRTFGLVGLTENNSGGNGVSGSFGIHQAYLDLLDIGNSGISLRVGRQELKYGKERLVGAFGWHNVARSFDAVRLKFEWKERLISDWFASIVARGAGADNYFLGTYNTLKSLPTGDLDAYFLVDLDGDAVGGAKRRIYTGGLRSYGKFKLGLDYDVEAAVQFGDIGASDLLAGAGHASLGYTFDNAYKPRLELEYNFASGDGNAADGKAHTFYNLYPTNHDKYGVMDFFGWRNLHDISTNISVAPIDKTKLSLAYHAFLLPKPVDGFYRAGMGFNTTGLRSGNAGASSFAGHEVDLLFTWKPIEYLDLLAGYSIFIPGQFFQDTTASTNDMAHFFYLQLSGHYQ, from the coding sequence ATGATTCGAAAAAATCTTTCCATTGTTTTTCTTGTGCTTATTTTTATCCCGCTGCTTTCCACAAAAAGTCTAAAGGCAGAAGAAAAGAAACATTGGACCGATGTGGTTAAGATTGAAGCCGAGCTTCGTACCCGAAGTGAAACTAATCTTAACTATAATAATATACCGGGTGATTCTCTTGCCACCGCTTCTTTTGCCTATCCTGAAACCACCGGCAATGCTTCGTTTGTTTTACTAAGAACTCGATTGGGTTTAAATATTCTACCCCATGAGCATGTAGGGCTTTACGTGCAACTGCAAGATTCTAGAACCTTTGGCCTTGTGGGCCTCACTGAAAATAATAGTGGTGGCAATGGGGTTTCTGGTTCCTTCGGAATTCACCAGGCTTATCTTGATTTATTAGATATTGGCAATTCAGGTATAAGCCTGCGCGTTGGGCGGCAAGAATTAAAATACGGCAAAGAAAGATTAGTGGGTGCCTTTGGTTGGCATAATGTGGCGCGTTCTTTTGATGCGGTTCGCCTAAAATTTGAATGGAAAGAACGCCTCATCTCCGATTGGTTTGCAAGCATTGTGGCCCGAGGGGCTGGCGCCGATAATTATTTTCTTGGAACCTACAACACCCTTAAATCTTTACCTACCGGGGATCTCGATGCCTATTTTCTGGTGGATCTTGATGGTGATGCAGTTGGCGGGGCAAAACGGCGCATTTATACCGGTGGTTTAAGAAGTTATGGCAAATTTAAGCTGGGGCTGGATTATGATGTAGAAGCGGCGGTTCAATTTGGTGATATTGGGGCGAGTGATCTTTTGGCAGGGGCCGGCCATGCCTCTTTAGGTTACACCTTTGATAATGCCTATAAACCACGCTTGGAGTTAGAATATAATTTTGCCTCAGGCGATGGCAATGCCGCTGATGGAAAGGCCCATACTTTTTACAATCTTTACCCAACCAACCACGATAAATATGGCGTCATGGATTTCTTTGGTTGGAGAAACCTGCATGATATTTCGACCAATATTTCTGTGGCCCCTATTGACAAGACAAAGCTGTCTCTTGCCTATCATGCCTTTTTGTTACCCAAACCGGTTGATGGGTTTTATCGAGCTGGCATGGGCTTTAACACCACCGGGCTTCGTTCGGGAAACGCGGGCGCGAGCAGCTTTGCAGGGCATGAAGTCGATCTTTTGTTCACATGGAAGCCAATTGAATACCTTGATCTATTAGCCGGTTATTCAATCTTCATTCCAGGCCAATTTTTTCAAGATACGACCGCTAGCACAAACGACATGGCACACTTTTTCTATTTACAGCTTAGCGGTCATTACCAATAA
- a CDS encoding cyclic nucleotide-binding domain-containing protein — MDFPKLENSWPAMIKEGQPLTFKKGQALFYEGHSPYGVFLIRSGQVEFWKEDGNPTQDNHRHTIAQGEIIGLDVFASGDAHCCTCMAAEDCQAVFISKTQLLPFFDIH; from the coding sequence ATGGACTTTCCAAAATTAGAAAATTCATGGCCGGCGATGATCAAAGAAGGTCAACCCTTAACTTTCAAAAAAGGCCAAGCGCTTTTTTATGAAGGGCATTCGCCTTATGGGGTTTTTTTAATTCGATCCGGCCAAGTTGAATTTTGGAAAGAAGATGGCAACCCCACCCAAGACAATCATCGCCATACCATCGCCCAAGGGGAAATCATTGGCCTTGATGTCTTTGCAAGCGGCGATGCTCACTGTTGCACCTGTATGGCTGCTGAAGATTGCCAAGCGGTTTTTATTTCAAAGACTCAGCTCTTACCTTTTTTTGACATTCATTAA